The Euphorbia lathyris chromosome 2, ddEupLath1.1, whole genome shotgun sequence genome includes a window with the following:
- the LOC136218653 gene encoding metal tolerance protein 4 yields MLCCVVRRVNTCTHFEEAGQVRSIMEPESPQNSSPKSPLLVHERRRSGRLSRAYSVTSLRNDFLARLPDKVRSCIDVESPFHIDVSKAKGLSKDEKEYYERQFATLKSFEEVDSVEENGTIFEEEDEEQKQAEMAMKISNYANVLLLAFKIYATVKSGSIAIAASTLDSLLDLMAGGILWFTHVSMKNINIYKYPIGKLRVQPVGIIIFAAVMATLGFQILVQAVEELIKDEPPAKMSSDQLLWLYIIMITATVVKLALWIYCRSSGNTIVRAYAKDHYFDVVTNVVGLVAAVLGDEFYWWIDPVGAIFLAIYTITNWSGTVMENAVSLVGQSAPPDVLQKLTYLVIRHPQIKRVDTVRAYTFGVLYFVEVDIELPEELPLKEAHTIGESLQNKIEKLPEVERAFVHLDFECEHKPEHSVLSKLPNSN; encoded by the exons ATGTTGTGTTGTGTTGTGCGTAGAGTAAATACATGCACACACTTTGAAGAAGCAGGTCAGGTCAGGTCAATAATGGAACCTGAATCCCCTCAGAATTCAAGCCCTAAATCGCCTCTCTTGGTGCATGAAAGAAGGCGAAGCGGCAGACTCAGTCGAGCCTACTCGGTCACTTCACTCAGAAATGACTTCTTGGCCAGATTGCCTGATAAAGTTCGCTCTTGCATCGATGTTGAATCTCCTTTTCACATTGACGTCTCTAAGGCCAAGGGCTTATCCAAAG atGAGAAGGAGTATTATGAAAGACAATTTGCCACTTTGAAATCGTTCGAGGAAGTTGATTCCGTTGAAGAAAATGGTAccatttttgaggaggaggatgAAGAACAGAAACAAGCTGAAATGGCCATGAAAATCTCCAACTATGCTAATGTTTTACTCTTGGCCTTTAAG ATATATGCTACAGTAAAGAGTGGATCAATAGCTATTGCTGCATCAACTTTAGATTCTTTACTTGATCTAATGGCTGGTGGTATACTTTGGTTCACTCATGTTTCTatgaaaaacataaatatttacaAATACCCTATTGGAAAATTGAGGGTTCAGCCAGTGGGCATAATCATTTTTGCAGCTGTTATGGCTACACTTG GCTTTCAAATATTGGTCCAGGCTGTTGAAGAACTGATTAAAGACGAGCCTCCAGCAAAGATGTCATCAGACCAATTATTGTGGTTATATATAATCATGATCACTGCCACTGTTGTGAAGTTGGCACTCTGGATTTACTGTAGAAGCTCGGGAAACACTATCGTTCGTGCCTATGCAAAG GATCACTACTTTGATGTGGTAACAAATGTGGTGGGTCTAGTTGCAGCTGTTCTTGGTGATGAGTTCTACTGGTGGATAGACCCTGTTGGTGCTATTTTTCTTGCTATATACACAATTACAAACTGGTCTGGAACAGTTATGGAAAATGCAG TTTCACTTGTTGGGCAATCAGCCCCTCCTGATGTCTTGCAAAAATTAACTTATCTTGTCATAAGGCATCCTCAAATTAAGCGTGTGGACACTGTTCGTGCTTACACCTTTGGGGTTCTTTATTTCGTAGAG GTTGACATCGAGCTTCCGGAAGAGTTGCCACTAAAGGAAGCACACACAATTGGAGAGAGTTTGCAGAACAAAATAGAGAAACTTCCAGAAGTAGAACGAGCATTTGTCCATCTCGATTTTGAGTGTGAACACAAACCAGAGCATTCTGTTCTCAGCAAGCTACCCAATAGCAATTAG